The following proteins are co-located in the Meleagris gallopavo isolate NT-WF06-2002-E0010 breed Aviagen turkey brand Nicholas breeding stock chromosome 13, Turkey_5.1, whole genome shotgun sequence genome:
- the LOC100550045 gene encoding toll-like receptor 13, with product MMETAEKKARPSTGMCPSHCCPPQLLLLVTVTLMPMVHPYGFRNCIEDVRTSLCFRCIQRFLESPALAVSDLPPNAISLNLSYNLMRCLQPSAFARLPRLHTLDLAYNQLETLSPGAFHGLGALVVLDLSHNRLTTLAEGVFNSLGNLSLLWLQHNPLSTVSPGALLPLLNLRRLSLRGGQLNGLGAVAVAVQGLAQLEQLDLCENNLTTLGPGPPLPASLHTLQLCNNSLGGLVGGSPEMLWHVKILDLSYNNISQAEAFTQLHLRNISLLHLMGNPLDVFHLLDISDIQPRSLDFSGLELGTHGLKKVCLRLQGPRALQRLQLQRNGLKVLQRNALASCPVLQELDLSWNRLQQVGCAGQLLDKKQQEELEVLTVEHNLLKKLPSCQGAQVLPQLHNISFRFNRILTVGSHAFAYAPALQVLQLNINSLVLLDRQALWGLHNLTELRLDNNLLTDLYNNSFTELHSLHTLNLRNNRVSVLFPGVFQGLSELQTLDLGGNNLRHLAAQSLQGLSKLRRLYLDRNRLLEVNSRVFAPVQATLGVLDLRANNLQYISQWLHQPPPFRYLSSLYDLKLQAQQPYGLKMLPHHFFQGLVELQWLSLSQNMLRAIPPDVFEDLGKLRSLTLADSSNGIHDLPDGIFRNLSNLQFLDLENVGLHSLTLEVFGNLSQLQVLHLARNELKTFNASVASRLSSLRYVDLRKCPLSCTCDNTWLRGWLNNSRVQVVYPYNYTCGSQRNAYIHSFDIRVCFLDLGLYLFAGTAPAVLLLLVVPLVYHRTYWRLKYHWYLLRCWVNQRWRREEKHYLYDSFVSYNSADESWVLQKLVPELERGAFRLCLHHRDFQPGRSIIDNIVDAVYNSRKTVCVMSRSYLRSEWCSLEVQLASYRLLDERRDILVLVLLEDVGDAELSAYHRMRRVLLRRTYLRWPLDPTAQPLFWARLKRALRWGEGGEEEEEESSGGGAGRPREGDKQV from the exons ATGATGGAGACAGCAGAGAAGAAGGCGCG GCCCAGCACCGGGATGTGTCCCTCCCACTGCTGCCcaccccagctgctgctgctggtgacagtgacactgATGCCGATGGTGCACCCATATGGCTTTCGCAACTGCATTGAGGATGTCAGGACATCTTTGTGCTTCCGCTGCATCCAGCGCTTCCTGGAGTCACCGGCCCTGGCAGTGTCTGACCTGCCACCAAATGCCATTTCACTCAATCTGTCATACAACTTAATgcgctgcctgcagccctctgcCTTTGCCCGCCTGCCACGGCTGCACACCCTGGACCTGGCCTACAACCAGCTGGAGACGCTTTCCCCTGGTGCCTTCCATGGATTGGGTGCGCTGGTGGTGCTGGACCTGTCTCACAATCGGCTGACCACACTCGCCGAAGGGGTGTTCAACAGTTTGGGCAACCTGTCCTTGCTGTGGTTACAACATAACCCCCTGAGCACGGTGTCACCTGGTGCTCTGCTCCCCCTGCTCAACCTGCGCCGTCTGTCTCTGCGGGGCGGGCAGCTGAACGGGTTGGGGGCGGTGGCAGTGGCGGTGCAGGGCTTGGCACAGCTGGAGCAGTTGGACCTATGTGAAAACAACCTGACAACGCTGGGGCCAGGCCCACCACTACCCGCCTCGCTGCACACCCTGCAGCTGTGCAACAACTCGCTGGGGGGGCTAGTAGGGGGTAGCCCAGAGATGCTATGGCACGTGAAGATACTCGACCTCTCCTACAACAATATCTCGCAGGCAGAGGCCTTCACCCAGCTCCACCTGCGCAACATCAGCCTGCTCCACCTGATGGGCAACCCCTTGGATGttttccacctgctggacatCTCTGACATCCAGCCTCGCAGCCTGGATTTCTCTGGGCTGGAGTTGGGGACTCACGGACTGAAAAAGGTGTGCCTGAGGCTGCAGGGTCCCCGGGCCTTGCAGCGGCTGCAGCTACAACGCAACGGGCTGAAGGTGCTGCAGCGTAATGCGCTGGCATCGTGTCCTGTGCTGCAAGAGCTGGACCTGTCCTGGAACCGGCTGCAGCAGGTGGGCTGTGCTGGCCAGCTGCTGgacaagaagcagcaggaggagctggaagtgCTGACAGTGGAGCACAACCTGCTGAAGAAACTGCCATCTTGCCAGGGGGCCCAggtgctgccacagctgcaCAACATTTCCTTCCGCTTTAACCGCATCCTGACTGTTGGGTCCCATGCCTTCGCTTACGCCCCGGCCCTGCAGGTGTTGCAGCTCAATATTAACAGTCTGGTGTTGCTGGACAGGCAGGCACTGTGGGGGCTGCACAACCTGACAGAGCTGCGTCTGGACAACAACCTGCTGACCGACCTTTACAACAACTCCTTCACTGAGCTCCACAGCCTGCACACCCTCAACCTGCGCAACAACCGTGTCTCCGTCCTCTTCCCCGGTGTCTTCCAGGGGCTGTCCGAGCTACAGACGCTGGATTTAGGGGGCAACAACTTACGCCACCTGGCAGCACAGTCACTGCAGGGACTGTCCAAACTGCGCAGGCTGTATCTGGACCGCAACAGACTGTTGGAGGTGAACAGCAGAGTGTTCGCCCCGGTGCAGGCTACCCTGGGGGTGCTGGACCTGCGGGCCAACAACCTGCAGTACATCTCACAGTGGCTGCATCAGCCACCACCCTTCCGCTACCTGAGCAGCCTGTATGACCTTAAGCTGCAGGCGCAGCAGCCCTATGGGCTGAAGATGCTGCCTCACCACTTCTTCCAGGGCTTGGTGGAGCTGCAGTGGCTGTCGCTGTCACAGAACATGCTGCGGGCCATCCCACCAGATGTCTTCGAGGACCTGGGCAAGCTGCGCTCCCTGACATTGGCTGACAGCAGCAATGGGATACATGACCTGCCTGACGGCATCTTCAGAAACCTGAGCAACCTGCAGTTCCTGGACCTGGAGAATGTAGGTCTGCACTCACTCACTCTGGAGGTCTTCGGCAACCTTAGccagctgcaggtgctgcacTTGGCCAGAAATGAGCTGAAGACCTTCAATGCCAGTGTTGCCAGCCGGCTGTCCTCCTTGCGCTACGTGGACCTGCGCAAGTGTCCGCTGAGCTGCACCTGCGACAACACGTGGCTGCGGGGCTGGCTGAACAACAGCCGTGTGCAGGTTGTCTACCCCTACAACTACACTTGCGGCTCACAGCGCAATGCCTACATCCACAGCTTTGACATACGTGTCTGCTTCCTGGACCTGGGGCTCTATCTCTTTGCTGGGACTGCACcggcagtgctgctgctgctggtggtgccGTTGGTGTACCACCGCACCTATTGGAGGCTGAAGTACCACTGGTACCTCCTGCGGTGCTGGGTCAACCAGCGGTGGCGGCGGGAGGAAAAGCACTACCTATACGACAGCTTTGTGTCCTACAATTCAGCTGATGAAAGTTGGGTGTTGCAGAAGCTGGTGCCTGAGCTGGAGCGTGGTGCCTTCCGACTCTGCTTGCACCACCGTGACTTCCAGCCGGGCCGCAGCATCATTGACAACATCGTGGATGCTGTCTACAACAGCCGGAAAACGGTGTGTGTGATGAGCCGCAGCTACCTGCGCAGCGAGTGGTGCTCTCTGGAGGTGCAGTTGGCCAGCTACCGGCTGTTGGATGAGCGACGTGACATCCTGGtactggtgctgctggaggacgTGGGTGATGCTGAGCTGTCTGCCTACCACCGCATGCGACGGGTGCTGCTGCGGCGCACCTACCTGCGCTGGCCTCTCGACCCCACAGCCCAGCCACTCTTTTGGGCAAGGCTGAAGAGGGCACTAAggtggggagagggaggagaagaggaggaagaagaaagttcGGGTGGAGGGGCAGGAAGGCCCAGGGAGGGAGACAAACAGGTGTAG